The sequence below is a genomic window from Pempheris klunzingeri isolate RE-2024b chromosome 12, fPemKlu1.hap1, whole genome shotgun sequence.
TATCAAATCATCACTGCAAAGAAAGACCCACTCTCCTCTTTTTTATCCCTTTACACTATATTCAGTTGTATTAGACTTCATATTGTCGTCTCAATATGAGTTTCTTGTTTACAGGAATCTAGAGAGTATTCGTTCTCAGATCATGACAACAAGTATGCCTTAAAAGACAGCATCTCTATCTTTACTCGTGTGAGTATGGAGAGAACTTTCAGGCATTATGAAATGTTCAGATCAATCACTACATGGCTCCTTGAAAATAATcttttctgtatctgtgtcatGTTGGTACCCTCCAGGGTGTGGGACGCAGGAAGTGTTCTGATGACCACAGACAGCACAATTCCCATTTCTGCCTGTGCCATGACGGAGCTGATGGCAGCGCTCAGGAGACTGCGGGGAACATCACGGGCCACCAGACCGAGTTCGTGGCTGGTAATGGTCGGACCAGCACCAGACGGTTCCCCCGCAGCCACCAGCAGAGGTCTGCAGAGGCAGCTTTGGCACGAGCAGGGGAGCAATTCCTGTGGTTTGGACGACACGACTCTGACCACTCGGAGAGCCTGCAAGTGCTGGCAGCTACCAACTGCTCAGGAACTTCCAAGCCTTAAGAGACTCCTGTATTTAAGCCACTAGAATGCACCATTGAGAGGATATAGCATAGTCCAGCTGtcaaataaagaacaaaattaGAAACATCAGATAGCATTTCGTCTTGTTTTTAGAGCTCAGGAGTATCTTAATGTACTGACAATATATAATCAGCACTAAACTACATTTAAGTGCAATTGGTGATGCTATTTTGAGACATCATTAAGCTGTATTTAGATAAACGTTCATGCATTTTATCTATACATTCTTGAAATTTAACTTTAGTGTGCACAAATTATTCTTTCAGGTATGTTATCAGAGTATTTAAAGCAGCACATTACCCACAACATTACCCACAGTGCAACTCTGCAGCCAGCAGTCGGGTTGGAGATACTGGTGTGTTGTGTTAGTTGCAGCTAATGTAGCTGCTGGCCTCAAGCAGAGATTAGCAGTGGGCCACAGAGGTCTGGTAAAGTCATTTCTCTCTAAATCCACagcaacagattttttttctgtcaaacttgCTCCTCAGTCTCGACAGACGTTGATTCAAGTGACAGTTGAGGCATCAGTTTTACCCATCTTTGTGTCGTAGCGCTCCCCAACATGTACACGTTAAGTTTTACTAATTTTACAGGAGTACATCAGGAGTGCATGTTGGAGCATACTTAGTTTACTAACATGAAGtattaattagtttttataGGGGCTCATCAATGTAGGACTTTTCTTTGGTGAGAAATGAGGAGCAATGGTGTCCAAACGGTATCATGGATGGTCATGATTGTATCATGGGAGCCCTGTGAAGGCAGTTTGTAGTTCACAGTttttccagcagagagcagcaggtctGCACGAGTTATCATTTGGCCTGATGATCCACTGACTTGTTCAACAGCCAAGTTGTGTGAGAGATGTAATAACCAAAACCCCTGTGTAATGTGCATGCTCTGGAGAAAATGTGGAGGGaaataattagaaaaagaaTCCAGCTATTTTTATTCAATGCATTTCAACATGGAGACATTAAACTAGAGCATGTGAAATAAATTAAGCTTGATTTAAGTCATTATGCACGGGTTTGTTTCACCCTTGGGGATAAAAGGgatggatatgtgtgtgtgccgcCCATACGAGAGAGGAAAGCGTGGGAGCGAATAACAGAGAACACTGCTCAGAGAGAAGCACTTAAGAGAACAGTATCCCCAACCAATCTCTCCTTTGGCTGATGTTTTCTCCAAAGTACGTTCTGACcagctgctttctttctttaagcACCCACCAGGGAGATGGGTTTTTCTCACAAGCTTGCTTTCAGCTGTAGTAATTAGCTGATCCACATGCGGAGTCGACCTTGTAGGAGTTCGTTTCACTTTGAAAAGGTGGCAGGCATCTCACAGGTTTTATATACTCTGAGAAGAAAGCTGGGAGACATCTGTCTGGACATTGCCACCCTTTATGATTTCACTTTGAGATTGTCTCACATGTTGCTGCCTGCAGGTGCACGACTGGTTCCAAGCTGCAGGGCGAGGGGTTTGTAATGACCATatctttgataaaaaaaaacaaaagacaggtGCACAGTTGGAGGTAAAAACGTTAGCGGCTCTATTTTGAATCTATCTTTGCCATGTCATTGAATCCTACTATATATATACCCTCTAAACATTTTTGGTGGTCAGATCACACCTGAATTAATctaaagcactttttaaaagtGGTGCAGAGCGTtgatgagaggaaaagaagtgTTTATTAATGAAAAACACCTGTTCCTGTGTTTAACAGTTGGTTCTGTCTGGTCTTGACTAGCTGTCTGCCACCTCTGTCCCTGTGGGTGCAGTTTGCAGACTACACTTTCCTTTGGACTTGCCACAACTTGAGCAACTCCTCCGCACGGAAGCTACCAAACACTTCATAATCAGAAACTCTCATTAGCTCTGTCAGAACAGCAGTAAAGCTTTTTAGTCCTTCACAGGGGAGTGAGATCTCTTAGGAGAGCATGCTGAAATTGTGTGACAATCATTAGACAGTTTTCGGCTGTATGTTCCATGTTAGGCGAGATGTGCGTGTTGCATCATGTAGAGGCTAAACCGCAAGTATATGTAAATACAGTTACTTGGTGGAATATCAGACCTTCTCCCAAGGACAAAAGACACATCTCAGTAAACAAGCATTCAACCACCAAAGCCTTGCACTTCATGAATATTAAATCAGACACTTTGAATCCTACCTCTTTGGTGTTGGCGGGGGCCTAGTCTGGATTCTTACTATTTGCTGTGATTTATTCACAGGTGCATGTGTCTCTTTGATGTGTTGAGTTGAGAGGTTTTG
It includes:
- the tex36 gene encoding testis-expressed protein 36, whose amino-acid sequence is MVKGGKRYFSINNDGKWFAHPGSPENEKRNRETCTSTGIMLTQVKSSLPQALNSERYPKRKTQQESREYSFSDHDNKYALKDSISIFTRGVGRRKCSDDHRQHNSHFCLCHDGADGSAQETAGNITGHQTEFVAGNGRTSTRRFPRSHQQRSAEAALARAGEQFLWFGRHDSDHSESLQVLAATNCSGTSKP